A stretch of Ipomoea triloba cultivar NCNSP0323 chromosome 11, ASM357664v1 DNA encodes these proteins:
- the LOC115996350 gene encoding uncharacterized protein At4g00950-like: MGSQPETPTLPLFSIPPMQSPEHPGMLTPPLHTAVSVPFRWEEQPGKPRPCTDLIALPPSVPDHAMFSGRPKCLDPPPRLYLEYSSCRNSGTAKSPSPTTVLDGPYITARPQFSSSFRFSSDGAGPEKGQLRALVLGENKKKKRSWWQRTLKFKGGSREIGGSSFIFPSYNSMDAASDNDNGNNSSSKMARFTRTGSFSTLSPSRSHFWATIYHGVKQVMPWKCKKSKKEGFVL, encoded by the exons ATGGGGTCCCAACCTGAGACACCAACACTCCCACTCTTCTCAATCCCACCCATGCAGTCGCCGGAGCATCCCGGGATGCTGACGCCGCCGCTCCACACCGCCGTCTCCGTCCCCTTCCGCTGGGAGGAGCAGCCCGGGAAGCCCCGTCCCTGCACCGATCTCATCGCCCTCCCGCCGTCGGTGCCCGACCACGCCATGTTTTCCGGCCGCCCCAAGTGCTTGGACCCACCCCCTAGGCTCTACTTGGAGTACTCCTCTTGCAGAAACAGCGGCACCGCCAAATCCCCCTCCCCCACCACCGTCCTGGATGGGCCCTACATCACCGCAAGGCCGCAATTCTCTTCTTCGTTCAGATTCTCTTCAGATGGGGCCGGTCCTGAGAAAGGGCAGCTTAGAGCGCTGGTTCTTGGggagaataagaagaagaagaggagttGGTGGCAGAGGACCCTTAAGTTTAAGGGTGGGAGTAGGGAGATTGGGGGCTCCAGTTTCATCTTCCCGTCGTATAACTCCATGGATGCCGCTAGCGATAATGATAATGGCAATAATTCAAGCTCGAAAATGGCGAGATTTACAAGAACTGGCAGCTTTTCCACACTTTCCCCTTCTAGGTCTCACTTTTGG GCAACGATATACCATGGTGTTAAGCAAGTTATGCCATGGAAGTGCAAAAAATCGAAGAAAGAAGGCTTTGTCCTTTAG
- the LOC115995926 gene encoding uncharacterized protein LOC115995926, producing the protein MVLSEAFQVVSIIHLLPLGWKDFKNYLKHKRKEMNLEDLMRLRIEEGNRKSDGKSPVIGGSKANVVEHAKIPRRLRRTSKSWVQRVALLRLSSMAPRKKNKSSEANVIGEGSQKEEAEISLSTMIIEVNLVGSNQSEWFIDTVATRHLCCNQEMFSTFETIEGEKLRKNQVSGLLLNKNGFKMVFELDKVVLSKLRMFVGKDYVTDGMFKLSLMSSEGPSTSKRTFDEAMDNDSGEFEKELELELRRRKRARVAKSFGPDFLMYLLEYDSRSKWVLKRKMKADGSNDKYKASLVIKGYKQREGLDYFDTYSPMTRINSIWMILTIVALQNLEVHEMDVKIAFLNGKLDEDIIF; encoded by the exons ATGGTATTGAGTGAAGCCTTCCAAGTGGTATCCATAATCCATTTGCTGCCTCTAGGgtggaaggacttcaagaactacctTAAGCACAAGCGAAAGGAAATGAACCTGGAGGACCTGATGCGACTCAGAATTGAGGAGGGGAACAGGAAAAGTGATGGGAAGAGTCCTGTCATTGGTGGCTCAAAGGCCAACGTGGTGGAACATGCTAAAATTCCAAGAAGGCTAAGAAGGACAAGCAAAAGCTGGGTCCAAAGGGTGGCGTTACTAAGGCTAAGTTCCATG GCTCCAAGGAAGAAGAATAAGAGTTCTGAAGCCAACGTTATTGGAGAAGGCAGTCAGAAAGAGGAGGCTGAGATTAGCCTTTCGACCATGATAATCGAGGTGAACCTCGTGGGTTCAAACCAGAGCGAGTGGTTCATCGACACCGTTGCAACAAGACATTTGTGTTGCAACCAAGAGATGTTCAGCACCTTTGAGACAATTGAGGGCGAGAAG CTGAGGAAGAATCAGGTATCTGGCTTGTTGCTAAATAAGAATGGCTTTAAGATGGTGTTCGAGTTAGATAAAGTAGTTTTGTCTAAACTAAGAATGTTTGTTGGTAAAGATTATGTAACTGATGGGATGTTTAAGCTCAGTCTAAT GTCTAGTGAGGGACCGAGTACGTCAAAACGAACATTTGACGAAGCTATGGATAATGATAGTGGGGAATTTGAGAAagaactcgagctcgagcttaGACGCAGAAAGCGGGCAAGAGTTGCGAAATCATTTGGTCCAGATTTTCTAATgtacttgttagagtatgattcga gatccaagtgggtccTTAAAAGGAAGATGAAAGCAGACGGTTCCAACGATAAGTATAAGGCTAGtcttgtaatcaagggttacaaGCAACGCGAGGGTCTTGATTACTTCGACACGTATTCTCCCATGACGAGAATAAACTCCATTTGGATGATACTTACCATAGTCGCGTTGcagaatttggaagttcatgaaatggatgtgaaaatagCTTTCTTAAATGGCAAGTTAGATGAAGAtatcattttctag